tcagcaagacagaaaaagacagaTAAGCAGCACCAGCCTCATACACATGAAAAAGCACATACTGCAGTCTGACTACTGTGCATGCATACACAATGATGATGTTGAAACGTATGTCATTCAGGCATAATTTTAGCAAACTCTAATTATAGTTTGTGGTAATGAATTAGCATGCTCTCATTAAACTCGCCTAACGCTAATTAATCCCCATGTTATCATATTCAGAGTGTGCTATGAAATATGGAAAGGGGAAACAATTATTCagctaattaaaataactcccatGCATGATTAACTTTGACAtaatattagtattagtattatatattattattagtattagtaaGGTTATACATCATCAAAGATACACTACAAAACGTACATttattcaggaaaaaaaaggtgggcactatattcaaaataaatgtgcttTGCATCAAAAGACATCTACAAGTCCCCCTTACTTTAATGAATTGTACTGGTTTATAGTACCTGGCTTCATCCCTCTTAAGCTCACTCTCTACCTCCAGCTGCTGTTTGCGGACCCGAGCTTCCTCTGCCTTCTTCTGTTGCTTCAGGAGAAAGGCTGCCCGTTTTTTGGCCATTTCATCCTCTGCTTTCTGTTCATCCTGTAATTCATGAAGTATGGAACACTTGAGTTAGAGGTCATCATGTTCATGCAATTTTGTCTAAAATGCAAAACAAGCCAGTACCTTAAAGAAGAAGCCCATGCCCGTCTTCTTTTCACCATCAGCTGCATCTGAGGAGACATCTAACGTGTTGGAACTTCCATCATCTGTCTGGGCTGCCAAGTCTGACAAGTCCACTTCGATGAGGTTAGCCTTGCTTCTTGTGTCCTCAGACAAGACGTTCTCGCAATTAGGACCATTGTCAAAAGTTGCATCAAGGTCCCTTAGTGTATTAGACACATCTTCATTAAAGGTGATTCCTAGGGCGACAGAGCTTGGCTCCCGCGAGACTGTACGCATGTTTGCCTCATCATGAAGATGATAGGTAGTGTTCTTCAGAGCACCTTCATCTTTGTTGAGTGTCTCATAGTCTGCTCTGGGGGTCCTGCCCCCAGGACTGGCTCTAGCAGTAGGACTGTCAACAGGAGTAGGCGTTGATATCTTTGTCCCTTTGCTGTGCTCCTTGGACAACTTCAACTCAGATGGTTTGGAACGAGAACGTGCAGAGCTGAGCTTAGGGGGCTTCCGTACTACTGGGCTCCCACTGGGCTCCACAAAATGGATAGCAGCTCTGACTTTTGGTTCAGAAAAAATTGCTTGGTCACCATTAGGCTGTGCAGAATCTGGTGGGGACTGGATATTTTGCTTCATGAGAATGTCTTGCTGTAGAGACAGTTGCATCATCTGCTGCTGAATACTGCTGATAGCCTCATTGAGCATATCTATGGAGCGGTTACACTCATTAAGGTCTACTTCCTCATCTACATCTAAGGCACTAGGGGGCATGGCAGCTGCACTTTCCCATTCAAGGGATGCCTTTTCTGGCTCTTCAGTGCCTTTCTCTCCATCCCTCATTGTATCAAGACATGAATCATCTTTAGACTTCTCCTTTTCCCCAttgagcttctgctcttctttcAAGTGGTCTGCTTTGAGTGGCTGAGGAAGTGTGTCGCTCTTCCCTTTTTTAACTATGTGCAGAAAGGCAGCTTTTCCAAGTTTCAGTCTTTGCCTAGCACATAAGATTTCCATCTTCTTTTTCTGGGTCTCGATGGCACGCCGTTTCTCTTCAAGTTGCATATGCAACTGCACAAGTTCAGAAGCTAACATATTGGCACTGTCCTTGCTCTGCTGTGTGGGACTCTGGTCCCTCTTCATCCTCCAGGATGTGAGGGGAATGGGACCACTCTCTGAGCCATCTGGTGTGGTCCTTTGTGAACTGCTGGCGCTGGAGCGAATGTCTTGATTACTGCCAAACTTCTGCATCTTCCGCTCTGCAAAACTGGTCATTCGCACACTGCCACTGGCTACACTGCTCACCTGTGACTGAACACTAAGGCCGGGGCTAGAGCACCTGCTTCCTTCATCCTTGTCCTCATGCTCCTTCACATTCATATCTTCTCGCAGTTTTGCAGATTCCACATCCTCTTCATACATCAGCCGTTTCTGTGGATGCAGCTCTTTTGTTAGTTCTGcatcctgctcttcaatggtctctACAGTCTCTATATCAGATTCAGGCACTATGCCCCAGGCTTGGACAGACCTCTTATCCTCAGGCACAGATGAATGCAGGTAGAACCCTGTAGACTGTTCAGCAGAAGGCTCTATGATGCTGGTGACCATAGGTCTGAAGGCATGAGTCTGCCCTGGAGGTGCAGGCACAGAGACATTTAATTTGGGCTCAGAAGATATCTCGAGCTCAGAGCTTGAACTAGCATTGAAGGTACGGTTAAGGCTGTGTGGAGGTCTTCGCCGAACTGAGGGTCCATCTCCTCCACCAACTCTTCTTCCTGCACCACGCACTTTTGCTTCACCAGACTCTTCCTCCTTGTTCAGACATATGGACTTTTCTTTTGCAGGTTTCAGGACAGCAGGCATCAGTGGTTCCAGATAGAAACTGGCAGTTCTGGAATCCAAACTGGCTTCTTCTTGTCTTCCCCAAGCACTTGTTTTAGCACCATTCGTGGCACCCTGGCACTCTCTTTCTGAACAATTTGCCAGAGTTATGTCATTTTTTGATGACTCTGCCTTTATAACAGTCACCATCTCATCGACTTCATCCATGTTAACATTTCCTAACAGTGTGTGACCGTTAATTCGTCGTGGAAGAGCCTGGCTAGGGTGACTTTGGTGCTTGGGTGTGACAGTAGAGGCCAGGCTGTCCTCACTGATGGAACATGTTAGACTTGCACTGTCACCTGAGGCCAAGTCTGCATCACTATCCGTGGCACAGTGGAGAACGTAACGATTCAGCTGGGACAATGGCCTGGTTTATAATTAAGATTATAAGAAAATGAAATTTGGGTCAGATAAGTAtcaatgaacagttttatatgtaaattgtATAATCCacaacaattttttttacctCTGTCGTTTGTCTGACCAAGCAACTGACCCCCGACTTTCTTGTGTAAGAGAATTTGAACGATTTCTACAGgctggattttaaaaaaataataaaaaatacaaggaCACTGTGAATAACAAAAGCACTCATTTGATATCTTATGACGCACTAGTAATAGCTTATAATCTGCTTGGTTGAGATCATTAATGAAAAAGTTATCAAAAGCTTTACACTGTTccacaatatatttctataaaagTATGCcaagcataaaaaaaaaatttttcccATGCCAGTGGCCATGTTAAATTCTCTATAACACTACACGCTTAGTGTCCTACCTGAAGCATCTTCTCCTTGCTGAGCTTTCTGTTGCCTCTGTCTCAAAGGAAGTAGTGGATGTGAGGGACTAAAGCTTGAGCTCCCCTTGCTACTAAAAGAGAAACAGGGCAATGTTGGCAGGCctccaaaacacaaaacaagggcAAATTGTATCCAAGTTTACTGGAGTCCAAATCTAATCTTAACTGACAATATTCATTTTCCATGTGGCTGGACAAATATAGACAAGCTGTGTTAGGAATGACGGCCCTATTTTACAAATTTTGAATAACGCCTTTTAACCCCAAAAGCCACCGAAACAACATACTCCAAGAAAACTGAATTATCCAATTTACACTAAGAATTTTGAAAAATCTATTTACCCtaggtgtattgtggtgtgttaAAAAACATATACcaaatatacaatattttacaAGACCACCACATAACACAAAAAAGCTTCACAAACCCCAACACAAAGCCGTAAATGCAAtgctatttttttaaacagtgagaGTGAGGAAAACGTAATATGATCAGaaaagtgtatatatagtcATCATTTTTACAAATCCCATAAAAGCTCATTAACAGACCTTACAGTCAGGCTAATCTTATAATATTTGTCACATTTTGAAAAAAGGGAGCTCTGAATAAAGCAGACCACTGTTCACCTTATTTTAATCATTGTACAGAAAGCTTCCAGAGCAGCTAaagtgtgttgaaaaaaatgctaaggaatgaaagaaggtaAATTTGGCACCCACAAAACAACTAACAACATCTAAACTCTGATGATGTATAAAAGATGCTCAGATGAAAGGTTTACACATGAAAGTGGGGAGGGCTTTTAAGACTTACAGATGATCAGATTCCTCAGGGTGCAGGAAGTACCTGTTACACACTTCTGGGCTGTTGGGTACAGGGTGAGCTGGATCAGCAATGCTAGGGGAAACCAGGAAGCTACGTTTGGTTGCATTGGAGATAGGAACAGAGGGACGGCAAGTCTTCGACTGAGGCATAGCTTTTGCTGTGAGAGAGATATTTTATAAGTCATCACCATTAGATAGAATAGTGACTTAAATTACATACATTAAAGCATATAAAATAACTACTAAATAATTACCAcccaacatatatatatttaaaaaatatatagcagAAAAATTTAGGGTATGTCCAACAGGGGTTGCAAAGATCAGTGAACAAACTGAGTAACTTTTTCATTAACCGGCTCTGTGGGCAGTCAAGGACAGTGGCCATATTGGAAAACACAATACGagcaaatacataaacacaatgTCCAAAACATTTTATTAGTGGGAAACattaaatgggaaaaaaattCATTTTACTGCAagcaaatattacatttttaaacatcaggaaaatatattttctcacCATCCTTGAATTCCTGGACATCTCTTGGCTGGACAAACTCAGGTTTCACAATCTCGAACCACCAAAATAGTTCAGCAATAAATACCATCACATTGTGCTGAGGAAAAAATTGTTTGGGAAAACCACTTAGAGAATTTATAGTTTACATGGACCTATGCAAAAACATGGGTCATGCTCAACTACATAAGAATGAAAAGTATTCCATATCTTACTTTGAGCACAAGCGGGGCATACAGCATGTCTTCTAGTGTTAAATAGAAACCTTTGTTAAGGTACTCATTGGCAAATTCCTTCAGTAGCTGGATGTTATATAGACTGTCTGCTATTGAGGTGACCTCCTTCAAGCATATATCTGCAGGGAGACCAGAAAGATATGCTTAGCAAACAAGTTCTCATATGCTAGGTGAATGACATTTAGGAAGTACACACAGGGCAGCACTTAAATATGCAGTCAATATTTGGTTAAAGGTTAAACTATTAGAAATGCACATTCCTAACTGC
This window of the Hoplias malabaricus isolate fHopMal1 chromosome Y, fHopMal1.hap1, whole genome shotgun sequence genome carries:
- the LOC136678028 gene encoding calmodulin-regulated spectrin-associated protein 1-B-like isoform X3, which encodes MEVDGGAGGDSTRRKLDLTGEAMEITPLEMYDSARAKIAANLRWIFAKAYGIDHIPEDLRDPFYTDQYEQEHIKPPVIRLLLSSELYCRVCGLILKGDQVASLQSHQSVIQALSRKGIYIMEGDDTPVTEADLTCQPIKMSSHMPMIDALMMAYTVEMISIERVVTCVKRFSTFSASKELPFDLEDAMIFWINKVNLKMREITEKEFKVKQHLLDSPSHQKSPSKWYWKLVPVRYRREHGSGRQMPHFPLLEDLMRDVCDGAALLTVVHYYCPDLMKLDDICLKEVTSIADSLYNIQLLKEFANEYLNKGFYLTLEDMLYAPLVLKHNVMVFIAELFWWFEIVKPEFVQPRDVQEFKDAKAMPQSKTCRPSVPISNATKRSFLVSPSIADPAHPVPNSPEVCNSSKGSSSFSPSHPLLPLRQRQQKAQQGEDASACRNRSNSLTQESRGSVAWSDKRQRPLSQLNRYVLHCATDSDADLASGDSASLTCSISEDSLASTVTPKHQSHPSQALPRRINGHTLLGNVNMDEVDEMVTVIKAESSKNDITLANCSERECQGATNGAKTSAWGRQEEASLDSRTASFYLEPLMPAVLKPAKEKSICLNKEEESGEAKVRGAGRRVGGGDGPSVRRRPPHSLNRTFNASSSSELEISSEPKLNVSVPAPPGQTHAFRPMVTSIIEPSAEQSTGFYLHSSVPEDKRSVQAWGIVPESDIETVETIEEQDAELTKELHPQKRLMYEEDVESAKLREDMNVKEHEDKDEGSRCSSPGLSVQSQVSSVASGSVRMTSFAERKMQKFGSNQDIRSSASSSQRTTPDGSESGPIPLTSWRMKRDQSPTQQSKDSANMLASELVQLHMQLEEKRRAIETQKKKMEILCARQRLKLGKAAFLHIVKKGKSDTLPQPLKADHLKEEQKLNGEKEKSKDDSCLDTMRDGEKGTEEPEKASLEWESAAAMPPSALDVDEEVDLNECNRSIDMLNEAISSIQQQMMQLSLQQDILMKQNIQSPPDSAQPNGDQAIFSEPKVRAAIHFVEPSGSPVVRKPPKLSSARSRSKPSELKLSKEHSKGTKISTPTPVDSPTARASPGGRTPRADYETLNKDEGALKNTTYHLHDEANMRTVSREPSSVALGITFNEDVSNTLRDLDATFDNGPNCENVLSEDTRSKANLIEVDLSDLAAQTDDGSSNTLDVSSDAADGEKKTGMGFFFKDEQKAEDEMAKKRAAFLLKQQKKAEEARVRKQQLEVESELKRDEARRKAEEDRMRKEEEKARRELIKQEYLRKKQQEMIEEQEQPKPKPKPKPKPKKHRPKSVLKEEHSTDQHSKCSSANENLVSAQSGSNLSLSSVATTEPDSVNSGGAGSQRGESVESFSGFSRTTDRDWDNGSTASSITSTSMAEYTGPKLFKEPSAKSNKPIIHNAISHCCLAGKVNEPQKNSILEELEKCDSNHLMILFRDGGCQFRALYSYFPDTEEIQKLTGTGPKSITKKMIDKLYKYSSDRKQFTVIPAKTVSVSVDALTIHNHLWQAKRPGVPKKGGK
- the LOC136678028 gene encoding calmodulin-regulated spectrin-associated protein 1-B-like isoform X2; its protein translation is MEVDGGAGGDSTRRKLDLTGEAMEITPLEMYDSARAKIAANLRWIFAKAYGIDHIPEDLRDPFYTDQYEQEHIKPPVIRLLLSSELYCRVCGLILKGDQVASLQSHQSVIQALSRKGIYIMEGDDTPVTEADLTCQPIKMSSHMPMIDALMMAYTVEMISIERVVTCVKRFSTFSASKELPFDLEDAMIFWINKVNLKMREITEKEFKVKQHLLDSPSHQKVRYRREHGSGRQMPHFPLLEDLMRDVCDGAALLTVVHYYCPDLMKLDDICLKEVTSIADSLYNIQLLKEFANEYLNKGFYLTLEDMLYAPLVLKHNVMVFIAELFWWFEIVKPEFVQPRDVQEFKDAKAMPQSKTCRPSVPISNATKRSFLVSPSIADPAHPVPNSPEVCNRYFLHPEESDHLSKGSSSFSPSHPLLPLRQRQQKAQQGEDASACRNRSNSLTQESRGSVAWSDKRQRPLSQLNRYVLHCATDSDADLASGDSASLTCSISEDSLASTVTPKHQSHPSQALPRRINGHTLLGNVNMDEVDEMVTVIKAESSKNDITLANCSERECQGATNGAKTSAWGRQEEASLDSRTASFYLEPLMPAVLKPAKEKSICLNKEEESGEAKVRGAGRRVGGGDGPSVRRRPPHSLNRTFNASSSSELEISSEPKLNVSVPAPPGQTHAFRPMVTSIIEPSAEQSTGFYLHSSVPEDKRSVQAWGIVPESDIETVETIEEQDAELTKELHPQKRLMYEEDVESAKLREDMNVKEHEDKDEGSRCSSPGLSVQSQVSSVASGSVRMTSFAERKMQKFGSNQDIRSSASSSQRTTPDGSESGPIPLTSWRMKRDQSPTQQSKDSANMLASELVQLHMQLEEKRRAIETQKKKMEILCARQRLKLGKAAFLHIVKKGKSDTLPQPLKADHLKEEQKLNGEKEKSKDDSCLDTMRDGEKGTEEPEKASLEWESAAAMPPSALDVDEEVDLNECNRSIDMLNEAISSIQQQMMQLSLQQDILMKQNIQSPPDSAQPNGDQAIFSEPKVRAAIHFVEPSGSPVVRKPPKLSSARSRSKPSELKLSKEHSKGTKISTPTPVDSPTARASPGGRTPRADYETLNKDEGALKNTTYHLHDEANMRTVSREPSSVALGITFNEDVSNTLRDLDATFDNGPNCENVLSEDTRSKANLIEVDLSDLAAQTDDGSSNTLDVSSDAADGEKKTGMGFFFKDEQKAEDEMAKKRAAFLLKQQKKAEEARVRKQQLEVESELKRDEARRKAEEDRMRKEEEKARRELIKQEYLRKKQQEMIEEQEQPKPKPKPKPKPKKHRPKSVLKEEHSTDQHSKCSSANENLVSAQSGSNLSLSSVATTEPDSVNSGGAGSQRGESVESFSGFSRTTDRDWDNGSTASSITSTSMAEYTGPKLFKEPSAKSNKPIIHNAISHCCLAGKVNEPQKNSILEELEKCDSNHLMILFRDGGCQFRALYSYFPDTEEIQKLTGTGPKSITKKMIDKLYKYSSDRKQFTVIPAKTVSVSVDALTIHNHLWQAKRPGVPKKGGK
- the LOC136678028 gene encoding calmodulin-regulated spectrin-associated protein 1-B-like isoform X4, which produces MEVDGGAGGDSTRRKLDLTGEAMEITPLEMYDSARAKIAANLRWIFAKAYGIDHIPEDLRDPFYTDQYEQEHIKPPVIRLLLSSELYCRVCGLILKGDQVASLQSHQSVIQALSRKGIYIMEGDDTPVTEADLTCQPIKMSSHMPMIDALMMAYTVEMISIERVVTCVKRFSTFSASKELPFDLEDAMIFWINKVNLKMREITEKEFKVKQHLLDSPSHQKVRYRREHGSGRQMPHFPLLEDLMRDVCDGAALLTVVHYYCPDLMKLDDICLKEVTSIADSLYNIQLLKEFANEYLNKGFYLTLEDMLYAPLVLKHNVMVFIAELFWWFEIVKPEFVQPRDVQEFKDAKAMPQSKTCRPSVPISNATKRSFLVSPSIADPAHPVPNSPEVCNRYFLHPEESDHLKGSSSFSPSHPLLPLRQRQQKAQQGEDASACRNRSNSLTQESRGSVAWSDKRQRPLSQLNRYVLHCATDSDADLASGDSASLTCSISEDSLASTVTPKHQSHPSQALPRRINGHTLLGNVNMDEVDEMVTVIKAESSKNDITLANCSERECQGATNGAKTSAWGRQEEASLDSRTASFYLEPLMPAVLKPAKEKSICLNKEEESGEAKVRGAGRRVGGGDGPSVRRRPPHSLNRTFNASSSSELEISSEPKLNVSVPAPPGQTHAFRPMVTSIIEPSAEQSTGFYLHSSVPEDKRSVQAWGIVPESDIETVETIEEQDAELTKELHPQKRLMYEEDVESAKLREDMNVKEHEDKDEGSRCSSPGLSVQSQVSSVASGSVRMTSFAERKMQKFGSNQDIRSSASSSQRTTPDGSESGPIPLTSWRMKRDQSPTQQSKDSANMLASELVQLHMQLEEKRRAIETQKKKMEILCARQRLKLGKAAFLHIVKKGKSDTLPQPLKADHLKEEQKLNGEKEKSKDDSCLDTMRDGEKGTEEPEKASLEWESAAAMPPSALDVDEEVDLNECNRSIDMLNEAISSIQQQMMQLSLQQDILMKQNIQSPPDSAQPNGDQAIFSEPKVRAAIHFVEPSGSPVVRKPPKLSSARSRSKPSELKLSKEHSKGTKISTPTPVDSPTARASPGGRTPRADYETLNKDEGALKNTTYHLHDEANMRTVSREPSSVALGITFNEDVSNTLRDLDATFDNGPNCENVLSEDTRSKANLIEVDLSDLAAQTDDGSSNTLDVSSDAADGEKKTGMGFFFKDEQKAEDEMAKKRAAFLLKQQKKAEEARVRKQQLEVESELKRDEARRKAEEDRMRKEEEKARRELIKQEYLRKKQQEMIEEQEQPKPKPKPKPKPKKHRPKSVLKEEHSTDQHSKCSSANENLVSAQSGSNLSLSSVATTEPDSVNSGGAGSQRGESVESFSGFSRTTDRDWDNGSTASSITSTSMAEYTGPKLFKEPSAKSNKPIIHNAISHCCLAGKVNEPQKNSILEELEKCDSNHLMILFRDGGCQFRALYSYFPDTEEIQKLTGTGPKSITKKMIDKLYKYSSDRKQFTVIPAKTVSVSVDALTIHNHLWQAKRPGVPKKGGK
- the LOC136678028 gene encoding calmodulin-regulated spectrin-associated protein 1-B-like isoform X1, whose product is MEVDGGAGGDSTRRKLDLTGEAMEITPLEMYDSARAKIAANLRWIFAKAYGIDHIPEDLRDPFYTDQYEQEHIKPPVIRLLLSSELYCRVCGLILKGDQVASLQSHQSVIQALSRKGIYIMEGDDTPVTEADLTCQPIKMSSHMPMIDALMMAYTVEMISIERVVTCVKRFSTFSASKELPFDLEDAMIFWINKVNLKMREITEKEFKVKQHLLDSPSHQKSPSKWYWKLVPVRYRREHGSGRQMPHFPLLEDLMRDVCDGAALLTVVHYYCPDLMKLDDICLKEVTSIADSLYNIQLLKEFANEYLNKGFYLTLEDMLYAPLVLKHNVMVFIAELFWWFEIVKPEFVQPRDVQEFKDAKAMPQSKTCRPSVPISNATKRSFLVSPSIADPAHPVPNSPEVCNRYFLHPEESDHLSKGSSSFSPSHPLLPLRQRQQKAQQGEDASACRNRSNSLTQESRGSVAWSDKRQRPLSQLNRYVLHCATDSDADLASGDSASLTCSISEDSLASTVTPKHQSHPSQALPRRINGHTLLGNVNMDEVDEMVTVIKAESSKNDITLANCSERECQGATNGAKTSAWGRQEEASLDSRTASFYLEPLMPAVLKPAKEKSICLNKEEESGEAKVRGAGRRVGGGDGPSVRRRPPHSLNRTFNASSSSELEISSEPKLNVSVPAPPGQTHAFRPMVTSIIEPSAEQSTGFYLHSSVPEDKRSVQAWGIVPESDIETVETIEEQDAELTKELHPQKRLMYEEDVESAKLREDMNVKEHEDKDEGSRCSSPGLSVQSQVSSVASGSVRMTSFAERKMQKFGSNQDIRSSASSSQRTTPDGSESGPIPLTSWRMKRDQSPTQQSKDSANMLASELVQLHMQLEEKRRAIETQKKKMEILCARQRLKLGKAAFLHIVKKGKSDTLPQPLKADHLKEEQKLNGEKEKSKDDSCLDTMRDGEKGTEEPEKASLEWESAAAMPPSALDVDEEVDLNECNRSIDMLNEAISSIQQQMMQLSLQQDILMKQNIQSPPDSAQPNGDQAIFSEPKVRAAIHFVEPSGSPVVRKPPKLSSARSRSKPSELKLSKEHSKGTKISTPTPVDSPTARASPGGRTPRADYETLNKDEGALKNTTYHLHDEANMRTVSREPSSVALGITFNEDVSNTLRDLDATFDNGPNCENVLSEDTRSKANLIEVDLSDLAAQTDDGSSNTLDVSSDAADGEKKTGMGFFFKDEQKAEDEMAKKRAAFLLKQQKKAEEARVRKQQLEVESELKRDEARRKAEEDRMRKEEEKARRELIKQEYLRKKQQEMIEEQEQPKPKPKPKPKPKKHRPKSVLKEEHSTDQHSKCSSANENLVSAQSGSNLSLSSVATTEPDSVNSGGAGSQRGESVESFSGFSRTTDRDWDNGSTASSITSTSMAEYTGPKLFKEPSAKSNKPIIHNAISHCCLAGKVNEPQKNSILEELEKCDSNHLMILFRDGGCQFRALYSYFPDTEEIQKLTGTGPKSITKKMIDKLYKYSSDRKQFTVIPAKTVSVSVDALTIHNHLWQAKRPGVPKKGGK
- the LOC136678028 gene encoding calmodulin-regulated spectrin-associated protein 1-B-like isoform X5, with translation MEVDGGAGGDSTRRKLDLTGEAMEITPLEMYDSARAKIAANLRWIFAKAYGIDHIPEDLRDPFYTDQYEQEHIKPPVIRLLLSSELYCRVCGLILKGDQVASLQSHQSVIQALSRKGIYIMEGDDTPVTEADLTCQPIKMSSHMPMIDALMMAYTVEMISIERVVTCVKRFSTFSASKELPFDLEDAMIFWINKVNLKMREITEKEFKVKQHLLDSPSHQKSPSKWYWKLVPVRYRREHGSGRQMPHFPLLEDLMRDVCDGAALLTVVHYYCPDLMKLDDICLKEVTSIADSLYNIQLLKEFANEYLNKGFYLTLEDMLYAPLVLKHNVMVFIAELFWWFEIVKPEFVQPRDVQEFKDAKAMPQSKTCRPSVPISNATKRSFLVSPSIADPAHPVPNSPEVCNRYFLHPEESDHLSKGSSSFSPSHPLLPLRQRQQKAQQGEDASACRNRSNSLTQESRGSVAWSDKRQRPLSQLNRYVLHCATDSDADLASGDSASLTCSISEDSLASTVTPKHQSHPSQALPRRINGHTLLGNVNMDEVDEMVTVIKAESSKNDITLANCSERECQGATNGAKTSAWGRQEEASLDSRTASFYLEPLMPAVLKPAKEKSICLNKEEESGEAKVRGAGRRVGGGDGPSVRRRPPHSLNRTFNASSSSELEISSEPKLNVSVPAPPGQTHAFRPMVTSIIEPSAEQSTGFYLHSSVPEDKRSVQAWGIVPESDIETVETIEEQDAELTKELHPQKRLMYEEDVESAKLREDMNVKEHEDKDEGSRCSSPGLSVQSQVSSVASGSVRMTSFAERKMQKFGSNQDIRSSASSSQRTTPDGSESGPIPLTSWRMKRDQSPTQQSKDSANMLASELVQLHMQLEEKRRAIETQKKKMEILCARQRLKLGKAAFLHIVKKGKSDTLPQPLKADHLKEEQKLNGEKEKSKDDSCLDTMRDGEKGTEEPEKASLEWESAAAMPPSALDVDEEVDLNECNRSIDMLNEAISSIQQQMMQLSLQQDILMKQNIQSPPDSAQPNGDQAIFSEPKVRAAIHFVEPSGSPVVRKPPKLSSARSRSKPSELKLSKEHSKGTKISTPTPVDSPTARASPGGRTPRADYETLNKDEGALKNTTYHLHDEANMRTVSREPSSVALGITFNEDVSNTLRDLDATFDNGPNCENVLSEDTRSKANLIEVDLSDLAAQTDDGSSNTLDVSSDAADGEKKTGMGFFFKDEQKAEDEMAKKRAAFLLKQQKKAEEARVRKQQLEVESELKRDEARRKAEEDRMRKEEEKARRELIKQEYLRKKQQEMIEEQEQPKPKPKPKPKPKKHRPKSVLKEEHSTDQHSKCSSANENLVSAQSGSNLSLSSVATTEPDSVNSGGAGSQRGESVESFSGFSRTTDRDWDNGSTASSITSTSMAEYTVHFETWTMKDGQYGDAATQFQGSGVMGSVLTL